TGAAGCCCCCCGAGCACCCGCAGTCCGGTATAGAATTGCAGGGGCAGGTCGCCATATTCGGCCAGGATGGTGTCGCCTGGCCGGGCGTGTTCCTTGAAAAAGGCGATGATGTTGGCGTTGACGTCGGGATAGCCGGAAAAAAGCTCGGTGAGGTAGAGCTTGAGCGGAAAATTGGGAGACGTCAGCATCCGGAAATCGTTTTGCCAGGGACGGTTGATGAGCTTGGTGCGCTCCAGGGGGTACAGATGCAGCCAGTTGGTCAGGGCGATCAACAACAAAAACACCAGCCCCGACGGCCTGGACCAGCGCCACAGCCGCATCCCGGCCCAGGCCAGAAGGATGGCGCACAGGGGATAGAGATGCACGATGTAGCGGTGGAAGCGCTGGGGCACCAGGGCCAGAAGCAAAAGGCTCATGACCGTCAGCAGGGCGCAAAAAAGGACAAAGCGTTCGGCCGGGTCCGTGGGGCGCTCAAGAAAGACGAAAAACCGCCGCCACCTCCAGGCCAGGACCGCCAGCACCGGCAGGGGGATCATGAACATGATCAGGTCGGCGAAATAGATCATGAGGTTTTCAGGCACGAGGATGATGTCGAACATGCCGCTTTGCGAGCCCAGGCGGTACATGAAAAGCCCGGGGATCACCATGGCCATGGTCGCGATCATGAGCAGGGCCAGCCGTTTGATGTCCAGGCGCTCATGATACAAAAGGATGGCGCAGGCCAGGGCGCTCGGGACGAAGCTCAGAAAAAGCAGGTAGTTGGCGTGAAAGAGGAGCCCCATGGACAGGGCCATGCCCAAAAGCGGGCCGTTTTTATGCCGC
Above is a genomic segment from Desulfolutivibrio sulfodismutans DSM 3696 containing:
- a CDS encoding ArnT family glycosyltransferase, whose product is MKTPRYAIPVSDTQSALWGLVRPLPLCILAVAAFLIFYELGQRPLWQDEAETSRLAQTVLTDGVPRAFDGKNLISQEEAREYNPDDGHVWRWSPWIQIYMSAAGIACFGENAAGDRFFFALAGLLSVAATYLLVLRFFRNPAWAALSAGLLTLTVPFLLFCRQGRYYSMGTLLTLAAIYAFFSDWRHKNGPLLGMALSMGLLFHANYLLFLSFVPSALACAILLYHERLDIKRLALLMIATMAMVIPGLFMYRLGSQSGMFDIILVPENLMIYFADLIMFMIPLPVLAVLAWRWRRFFVFLERPTDPAERFVLFCALLTVMSLLLLALVPQRFHRYIVHLYPLCAILLAWAGMRLWRWSRPSGLVFLLLIALTNWLHLYPLERTKLINRPWQNDFRMLTSPNFPLKLYLTELFSGYPDVNANIIAFFKEHARPGDTILAEYGDLPLQFYTGLRVLGGLQGPPAPEEKPEWVLIRRSVRVNRDRLLFPARAFVHTLDLERDYERLELPWPDEDFGNRADPYYHAFIPMEPPRLPLTIYRKKAGG